The nucleotide window ACCGCACGGCGCCGCTCTCGAGCGCGAACGGCTCCGCGGGGTTGTCGACCTTCGAGAAGGCGACGCCGTCCTCGGAGAGCGCGACGGCCCCCTCCTTCACCTTCTGCCGCGCGACGGTCTTGCTCGCGGCGAGGCCGAGGGCGACGAGGAGCGAGGCGACGTCGGCGGGCGCGGGGTCGGGGAGCGGTACGGTGTCGGCCTTCACCGGCCCGTCGGCCTTCGCGAAGCGGCGCTCGAACTCGGCCTCGGCGGTGGCGGCGGCTTCGGCGCCGTGGAAGTCGGTGACGAGCTGCCGGGCGAGGTCCATCTTCACCCGCTTGGGGTGCTTCGCCCCGGAGGCGACGGCCGCTTTCAGCGCGTCGATGTCGTGCGGGAATAGGTCCGTCAGGAGGGTCCACCAGGTCCACATCATGTCGTCCGAGACCGACATGACCTTGCCGAAGATCTCGTCGGGCGGCTCGTTGATGCCGACGTGGTTGCCGAGCGACTTCGACATCTTCTCCACGCCGTCGAGGCCGACGAGGAGCGGGGTCGTCATCACGCACTGAGGCGCGAGGCCGTAGCTCCTCATCAGCTCGCGGCCGACGAGGAGGTTGAAGAGCTGGTCGGTGCCGCCCAGCTCGACGTCGGCCTCGAGGGCGACGGAGTCGTACCCCTGGCAGAGCGGGTAGAGGAGCTCGTGGACGGAGATCGGCTGGCCCGCCTTGAAGCGCTTGGAGAAGTCGTCGCGCTCGAGGAGCTGGGCGACGGTGTAGCGCCCGGCGAGGCGGACGAGCCCGTCGGCGCCGAGGGCGCCGAGCCAGCGGGAGTTGAAGTCGACGACGGTCGTCTCCCGGTCGAGGATCTTGAAGACCTGCGCCTTGTAGGTCTCGGCGTTCGCGAGGACCTCGTCCTTCGTCAGCTGCGGCCGGGTCGTCTTCTTGCCGGTCGGATCGCCGATGAGGCCGGTGAAGTCGCCGATGAGGAAGACGACCTCGTGCCCCAGCTCCTGGAAGTGGCGCATCTTCCGGAAGACGACGGTGTGGCCGAGGTGGAGGTCGGGGGCGGAGGGGTCGAAGCCGGTCTTGACGCGGAGCGGCTTGCCGCTCTTGCGGGAGGCTTCCAGCTTCGCGGCGAGCTCGTCCTTCTGGACGCAGGTTTCGACGCCCTTGAGGAGGAGCTCGAGCTGTTCGGGGACGGGGAGGAAGTTCGGCACGGCTGGATTCTAGTGGCGCAGGCCGCCGGCCCGCGACGCGAGGCCCTTTCCGTCCGTAGACTCCCCGAGTGGAGACCGACGACCTGAACCGCCTGATCCGGTCGCTGAACGCCGCCGGGGATGGACCTGGCGCGGAGCCGCCGCTTCTCGAGCACGTCCGCGAAGAGGAGTCTCCCTCCGCCTCGCCGGGCCTGGCTCCGCCCCCTCTTCTCGCCGACGGAGACGTGGCGCCGCGCCTCGCCGCGCTCCTGGCGGAGACGGTCCGCCGCGGCGGAACCGACCTCCTCCTCGTCCCGCGCTCGGTGCCTGTCCTGCGCCTCCACGGCGCCCTGGAGCCGGTGGCCGCGGCGGGCGGCGAGCCGCTCGGCACGTCCGACGCGTTCGACCTCCTCTCCCCGTCGCTCTCGGCCGACCGCCGTCGCCGCTTCGCGGAAGGCGGGGCGGTCGACCTCTCCCTGCGGGTCGGCGCGCTCGGCCGCTTCCGGGTGAATCTCCACCGGACCCGCGGGGGAACGGCGGCCGCGATCCGCGTCCTGCCGAAGAGGATCGCCGCCCTCTCGGACCTCGGCCTCCCCGAGTCGCTCTACGACCTGACGAAGGCGGCGCGCGGTCTCGTCCTCGTCACGGGCGCGACCGGATCCGGAAAGACCACGACCCTCGCCGCCCTCCTCGACCGGATCAACCGGACCTCGCGGCGGCACGTCGTGACGATCGAGGACCCCGTCGAATACGAGCACGCGCACGGGACGTCGATCGTCGAGCAGGTGGAGGTCGGGGTCGACGCCCCGAGCTTCGCCGCGGCGCTCGTCGCCGCGCTGAGACAGGACCCCGACGTGATCCTCGTGGGCGAGATGCGCGACCTCGAGACGACGCGGGCGGCGCTGACGGCCGCCGAGACGGGGCACCTCGTCCTCGCGACGCTCCACACGAACGACGTCCCGCAGACCGTGAACCGGATCACGGACATCTTCCCCGCCGAGCAGCAGGCGACCGTGCGGCAGCAGCTCTCTCTCGCCCTCTCGGCCGTCGTCTGCCAGCAGCTCGTCCCGCGCGCCGACGGGACGGGGCGCGTCGTGGCGACGGAGGTCCTCGTCGCGACCGACTCCGTGCGGGCGCACATCCGCCGGGGGACCTTCCACCAGCTCCACACGGAGCTGACGCTCGGGCGCCGCTTCGGGATGATGACGATGGAAGACTCCCTCGCCCGGCTCGTGAAGGCGGGGGCGATCACCGAGGCCGAGGCGCGCCTGAGGGCCGGGCACGCCGACGATCTCGCGGCGCTGCTCCGGTAGCCCGCCTCACTCTGTGTCGAGGCAGGTCTCGAGGACGCGTGTGGTCTGGCCGGCGCGGACCTCGAAGGCCACCGTCACGGCGCAGCCGCTCGATGCGCTGCTGAGGATGGCCTTGTACGGCCCCGGGGGGAGCGGGAGCTGGGCGGGGAGCGGCAGGGGGCCGGCGACGCGGCGCCCGGAGACGCTCGTGACCTCCTCGAGGACCCCGTCGGGGACGAGCGCGACGAGGAGAAGACCGGGCCGGCCGGAGAGAGCGCGTCGACCGGGGCCGGCCGCGGAGAGCGGGGGAGCGGGCGCGCCCTTCGTGCCGATCCCTCCCGCGGGCGCCTCCGGCGCCGAGACGATGACGTTGACGGCGAAGGCGAGCGCCCCCACGAACGCCGCGATGCCGAAGAGGAGGACGATGCGCCCGAAGAGGAGCTCCCGCGAGAGGAGGCGCGCCGTCGGCTCGAGCGACGGCCCCATGCCGGGTTGCGGCACGTGGGTCCGCGTCGCCTCGGCCTGGGGGAACGGAGCGTCGTCGCCGTTCGTGTGGTGGATCGCCTCCGGGGGCGGTACGTCCCCGAATGGGGAGAGCTCGGCCCGCTTCTCCTCCAGCTCCCGGGCGACCGGACGGACCTCGTCCATCGCCTGCCAGAGGCCGGCGACGACCTCTTCCCAGGAGGAGGGCCGGTCCTCGCGCCGGCGGGCGGTCATCCTCTCGACGAGGTCGACGAGGCCCGGCGCCGGCCCGCCGCGCGCGGGCGGAAGGGAGAGCTTCGGCCACGCGTGGGCGAGGTGGGCGTTGACGATCTCCGGGAGCGAGGGCGCCGCGACGGCGGGCCTGCCGGTGAAGAGCTCCCAGACGGTGAGGCCGAAGGAGTAGACGTCGGCCCGGAAGTCGAGGGTCTGACCCTTCGGGAGCCCGAGCAGCTGCTCGGGCGGGGCGTAGACGAGCTTGCCGAGGAAGGCCCCGTGCTGCGTCAGGCCGGCGGAGTCGGAGGCGAAGAGGTCCTTGGCGACCCCGAAGTCGATGAGCTTCGGGGCGAAGCGCCCGTCCTCGACCGCGACGAGGACGTTGTCGGGGGCGACGTCGCGGTGGACGATCCCGGCCCGCGCCACCGCCGCGAGCGCCTCGGCGACCGGGATCAGGATCGGGACCAGCTCCCAGGCGGGGCGGAGGGCAAAGTGCGAGAGGGGCACGCCCCTCACCAGCTCGAGCGCGAGCCAGCCGTAGCCCTCCAGCGTGACGCCCCAGTCGTGGAGCTTCGGAAGCGCGGTGTGCGAGAGACGGGCGAGAAGGTCGGCCTCCCTCTCGAACCGCTCCTGCGGCCGGAACTCGGGGTCGAGGTCGGCGAGGCTCGTCACCTTGAGCGCGACCTCGAGGCCATCGTCATCCCGCAGGGCACGGAAGACCCCGGAGAGGCCGCCCGTCGCGAGCCGTTCGACGATGGTGTAGCCCGGAACGAGGTGCGGCCGGACGATCACGACGGGCATCTTCTCAGAGGAAGAGGGGGTCCGGCGGGTGCCGGACTCCCTCCTCCCGGTTCAGCGGGGTACCGGAACGGGCGTCGGCGCCGGGACGACCGGCTCGGCGGGCGGCGCGGCGGATTCGCGCCGGAGCTTCTCCATCTCTTCCTGCTGGCGCGCCCGGTCGGCGGCCCGGTCCTTCTCCATCTGCTCGAGCTGCCGCTGGAGCGCCGCCTTGTCGGCCTCGAGAGCGGTCAGGGCCCGCTGCATCCGCCCCTCGAGGTCCCTCCGGCGCGTGTCGGCGTCGGAGAGTCGGCCGCGCAGCTCGCTGACGGCCTGCTGGCTCGCGCCGGCGGTCTTCTCGAGCTCTCCGATCTTCCGGGCCACCTCGGCCGATTCCACGGCGAGGGCGTCGCGCTCCTTCTGCATCTCTTCGACCCGCGTCCCGAGCTCCTTCCTCACGCCCTGGACGCTCTCGTCGGCGGCGCGGGTCACCCTGTCGACGGTCTGCCGGGTCTTCCAGACGTTGAAGCCGAGGGCGAACGCGAGGACGACCAGGGCCGCTGCGGTCAGGACGAGGCCGATCTTCAGCGAACGGGTCGCGCTCTGGATCGTGTCGGCGACGATCTCGCGGACGAAGACGGTCCCCTTCTCGACGAACCCGGCATCTCCCTGCTCCCGGGCTTTCGAGAGGGCGTCCTGGATCATGATCATGACCGTCTTCGGGCCGACGGGCTTTTCACCGGAGGCGGTCAGGACGCTCCGGCCCTTTCTCGAGGCGGTGTCCTCGACCCGCCGCCGGGAGGCGGAGTCGTCGGGACGCCGGGAAGCGCTGTCGTCGAAAACGGCAACCGGCGCGGTCCGGGTGGCCTCCGACGCGAAGTGGCGGACCGTGAAGACCGGCCCCCACGCGCCGAAGCGGACCTCGCCGCCGTCGGCCACGAGGTGGTCGAGCGGGATCTCGCCCTGGGCCGACAGCTCCCGGTCGCCGGCCGACCGGACGCGCAGGCCGCCGCCCTCTTCGGAGATCTCGATCACGCGGCCGCGCGCCCCGCCGTCGGACGGCTGCGACGGGTCGATCCTGAGGTCGACGCCCTCGGCGTCGCCGATTCTCACGAGATCCTTCGGGAAGGAGAACTCGCGGTCCGAGAGGGAACCGGAGACGAAGCGAACGACGATCGACATGCCAGCCTCCACCGCCCCCGGGGCGGAACGACGTGCACCGGATTATCGGTCCGCGAGAGGCCCGCTCAGGCGAGGATCTTCTCGAGGCGCGCGAAGAGGAACTCGAGGGCGACGGCGTTCTCGCCCCCTTCCGGGATGATGAGGTCTGCGTAGCGCTTGGACGGCTCGACGAACTCGAGGTGCATCGGCCGGACGGTCGACTCGTACTGCGCCGCGACGCTCTCCAGCGTCCGTCCCCGCTCGGCGATGTCGCGCCGGATGCGGCGGATGAGGCGGACGTCGGCGTC belongs to Holophagales bacterium and includes:
- a CDS encoding tyrosine--tRNA ligase — translated: MPNFLPVPEQLELLLKGVETCVQKDELAAKLEASRKSGKPLRVKTGFDPSAPDLHLGHTVVFRKMRHFQELGHEVVFLIGDFTGLIGDPTGKKTTRPQLTKDEVLANAETYKAQVFKILDRETTVVDFNSRWLGALGADGLVRLAGRYTVAQLLERDDFSKRFKAGQPISVHELLYPLCQGYDSVALEADVELGGTDQLFNLLVGRELMRSYGLAPQCVMTTPLLVGLDGVEKMSKSLGNHVGINEPPDEIFGKVMSVSDDMMWTWWTLLTDLFPHDIDALKAAVASGAKHPKRVKMDLARQLVTDFHGAEAAATAEAEFERRFAKADGPVKADTVPLPDPAPADVASLLVALGLAASKTVARQKVKEGAVALSEDGVAFSKVDNPAEPFALESGAVRYVRVGKRFLRIAR
- a CDS encoding PilT/PilU family type 4a pilus ATPase produces the protein MAPRLAALLAETVRRGGTDLLLVPRSVPVLRLHGALEPVAAAGGEPLGTSDAFDLLSPSLSADRRRRFAEGGAVDLSLRVGALGRFRVNLHRTRGGTAAAIRVLPKRIAALSDLGLPESLYDLTKAARGLVLVTGATGSGKTTTLAALLDRINRTSRRHVVTIEDPVEYEHAHGTSIVEQVEVGVDAPSFAAALVAALRQDPDVILVGEMRDLETTRAALTAAETGHLVLATLHTNDVPQTVNRITDIFPAEQQATVRQQLSLALSAVVCQQLVPRADGTGRVVATEVLVATDSVRAHIRRGTFHQLHTELTLGRRFGMMTMEDSLARLVKAGAITEAEARLRAGHADDLAALLR
- a CDS encoding serine/threonine protein kinase, yielding MIVRPHLVPGYTIVERLATGGLSGVFRALRDDDGLEVALKVTSLADLDPEFRPQERFEREADLLARLSHTALPKLHDWGVTLEGYGWLALELVRGVPLSHFALRPAWELVPILIPVAEALAAVARAGIVHRDVAPDNVLVAVEDGRFAPKLIDFGVAKDLFASDSAGLTQHGAFLGKLVYAPPEQLLGLPKGQTLDFRADVYSFGLTVWELFTGRPAVAAPSLPEIVNAHLAHAWPKLSLPPARGGPAPGLVDLVERMTARRREDRPSSWEEVVAGLWQAMDEVRPVARELEEKRAELSPFGDVPPPEAIHHTNGDDAPFPQAEATRTHVPQPGMGPSLEPTARLLSRELLFGRIVLLFGIAAFVGALAFAVNVIVSAPEAPAGGIGTKGAPAPPLSAAGPGRRALSGRPGLLLVALVPDGVLEEVTSVSGRRVAGPLPLPAQLPLPPGPYKAILSSASSGCAVTVAFEVRAGQTTRVLETCLDTE